A single window of Candoia aspera isolate rCanAsp1 chromosome 3, rCanAsp1.hap2, whole genome shotgun sequence DNA harbors:
- the RNF182 gene encoding E3 ubiquitin-protein ligase RNF182 yields the protein MTSLLAEDTVESQGSDELECKICYNRYNLRQRKPKVLECCHRVCAKCLCKIIDFGESPQGVIVCPFCRFETCLPDDEVSSLPDDNNILVNLAYGGKVKKCLPDNPTELLLTPKRLASLVSPSHTSSNCLVITIMEVQRESPPTLNSTPVVEFYRPSSFDSVASVPHNWTVWNCTSLLFQTSIRVLVWLLGLLYFSSLPLGIYLLVSKKVTLGVVFVSLVPSSLVILMVYGFCQCICHEFLECMASS from the coding sequence atgacaaGTCTATTGGCAGAAGATACTGTGGAGTCCCAGGGCTCAGATGAACTTGAATGCAAAATCTGTTACAATCGCTATAACCTGAGACAGAGAAAACCTAAAGTCCTGGAGTGTTGCCACAGAGTATGTGCCAAATGCCTTTGCAAGATCATAGACTTTGGGGAATCTCCTCAGGGAGTCATTGTTTGTCCATTCTGTAGGTTTGAGACATGCCTGCCTGATGATGAGGTGAGTAGTCTTCCAGATGATAATAACATCCTTGTCAATTTGGCTTATGGAGGAAAGGTAAAGAAGTGCCTACCAGACAATCCCACAGAACTCTTGCTGACTCCCAAAAGGTTGGCATCCCTGGTCAGTCCTTCCCACACTTCCTCCAACTGTCTGGTTATTACCATCATGGAAGTACAGAGAGAGAGCCCCCCAACACTGAACTCAACCCCAGTTGTGGAATTCTACAGGCCCTCAAGCTTTGATTCTGTTGCATCAGTACCCCACAACTGGACAGTGTGGAACTGTACATCCTTGCTCTTCCAAACTTCAATTCGAGTCCTAGTTTGGTTGCTAGGCTTACTGTATTTTAGTTCCTTGCCTTTAGGGATCTACTTACTGGTATCAAAGAAAGTCACTCTTGGGGTAGTATTTGTCAGCCTTGTTCCCTCGAGTCTTGTTATTctcatggtttatggcttttgCCAATGTATATGTCATGAGTTTTTGGAATGTATGGCTTCTTCTTAG